Proteins encoded in a region of the Armatimonadota bacterium genome:
- a CDS encoding prolyl oligopeptidase family serine peptidase, giving the protein MSFTLLAACTLRPADPVAFGRAALERDLGAKASLVDVRIVPGSSKESFEIKVKGGKVTVTGSDPNGAMYGALEFAERVRIQGEKAWRHDVSARPFLPDRGLNLFLTLPWNVAKNDTDTDVAALTDPERWWFQNDSYWTSLLDLMAESRLNWLDIHGCWDISVTDAPNLYAYFVTSPSFPKVGVPQTVKDANLARLNKVIDMAHARGIRVSLMSYQANLKIPQNREVPYQETEATVYAYTREAVEQMVRKAPGLDAIGFRIGESGKSESFFKCYQEAVDRSGKPIPLITRSWITRRQNVLPLARASKDFTVEIKYNGEQWGAPYQIAGGRMANWYSYSFEDYLSDAGDAKKNAKTWPGWPTEGGGRWPGNPYKIVWQVRANGTHRIFPFHNPDWVRRSIRVMRTGTASGYTIEGPDAYYPKDPLYYLADPDDKYCDWTHQRDELYWMEWGRLGYDPETPDSVFEAKLKDWFGDASGTVSKAWTAASLIVPTAFLSGAFGSDHRDHAPELETGGSTYDAVTLRPLDESAVRAPADDAMQTALGLKDGRRPVQDLAALLERFALDARAIRDVTPDRIPVKGKARFKEIQAAVEMLSHLGFYHAIKAETATELADSMRQTGRPGLSQSSASAPDSLVDAWKRLSDSPEARFYRPFTERLRMHTNTFHWASLLKSVQDDAASLRALGTTGVQRAPSRVPAPVSGQRLKVGLSTRHVICSIDGPFRRAWLLHKPLPSSTFFHRVAMVSKEGRWTATIRRERWGHCLAVETEDARGVVSRQPGAFAGNGAPYQVVPSLPGQTPQIYSSEEALDHLDPKVLDPDKYGPLLLAPRAWRFFNGFDSSQKRKLLEAVSRGLDLVVLQQDFVSGRYKLDFLPRPPRFENCPTPDVFDPSGALGMSKTEVPGVLWQRIAPTDGWTVHGNGGVAETKIGRGRVVVVMARLMQTCAFTPSAQAIKALLRTIGGPKPVVLVDAGTEGAPFTTSFWPDTMNVLDVPFLTLGEVVALEQGTSSSRVVPGPVTDGDVLGGKGQSIANAYLRGRVVQMASRPAPASREEADKLRASRKTELLRTLGLDPMPPRTPLNARTTGVVQRDGYTVEKVVFESSPRFYVTAHVYKAQGDPLVRRPVIVNVNGHWAHKKNEDRIQLRCAFQALKGYIAIAIDSPGNSFEGDSLIERRAEGSHFEFKLVQGGANTTGTYVWDAFRALDYMATRSDTDVSRVGITGASGGGLATLYAFAADDRYTAAVPVVYMSSMETAPENGCPCNHVPGTCQVGDRSDVLAVQAPKPVLIIGAENDGEFPPDAMRRTRDKAAQTWALYGRKDDVQVRIFPGPHDYNRPMREAMIGFFDRYLRGTGDGGPVEQPGLSAIDPQDRSLLVLDPPPSDERTMEDLARERLSASTRPAVVENLIAVNGGRPQPSSRQWTESGTGNRRTVVFEPLPGLRTPAVLLDRSRSKSVRILVDDRGKAAALASRTPDEAASVLALDILGTGELSGAEIRYAVYAGTSLAFTGAFQILAAAQETKRSGQALTVVANGPLSSLAALYAALLEPGFARIESRNGLREWADVFRSDVPDAAIQPRANLCGKLSDYRRTVKDSTWSFLDE; this is encoded by the coding sequence ATGAGTTTCACCTTACTCGCCGCCTGCACCCTCCGGCCCGCCGACCCCGTCGCGTTCGGACGGGCGGCGCTGGAGCGCGACCTTGGGGCCAAGGCGTCCCTGGTCGACGTCCGGATCGTGCCCGGATCGTCGAAGGAGTCGTTCGAGATCAAGGTCAAAGGCGGAAAGGTCACGGTCACGGGCAGCGACCCCAACGGGGCGATGTACGGTGCCCTCGAGTTCGCCGAACGCGTCCGTATTCAAGGTGAAAAGGCGTGGCGGCACGACGTGTCCGCACGGCCGTTCTTACCTGACAGGGGCCTCAATCTCTTCCTCACGTTGCCGTGGAACGTCGCGAAGAACGACACGGACACGGACGTCGCCGCCCTGACGGATCCGGAACGTTGGTGGTTCCAGAACGACTCGTACTGGACCTCGCTCCTCGACCTTATGGCCGAGAGCCGCCTGAACTGGTTGGACATCCACGGATGCTGGGACATCAGCGTCACCGACGCGCCGAACCTGTACGCCTATTTCGTGACGAGCCCGTCCTTCCCGAAGGTCGGCGTGCCTCAGACGGTCAAGGACGCCAACCTCGCCCGGCTGAACAAGGTCATCGACATGGCCCATGCGCGCGGCATCCGGGTCAGCTTGATGTCCTATCAAGCGAACCTCAAGATCCCCCAGAACCGAGAGGTCCCGTACCAAGAGACCGAAGCGACCGTATACGCCTACACCCGCGAAGCCGTCGAGCAGATGGTCCGAAAGGCGCCCGGCCTGGACGCGATCGGGTTCAGGATCGGGGAGAGCGGCAAGAGCGAGTCGTTCTTCAAGTGCTACCAGGAAGCCGTCGACCGGAGCGGAAAACCGATCCCTTTGATCACCAGGAGTTGGATCACCCGCAGGCAGAACGTCCTCCCCTTGGCCCGGGCTTCCAAGGACTTCACGGTCGAAATCAAATACAACGGCGAACAATGGGGGGCGCCGTACCAGATCGCGGGCGGGCGGATGGCGAATTGGTACAGCTATTCGTTCGAGGACTATCTCAGCGACGCGGGCGATGCGAAGAAGAACGCGAAGACGTGGCCGGGATGGCCGACCGAAGGCGGGGGCCGGTGGCCTGGAAACCCCTACAAGATCGTATGGCAGGTACGGGCGAACGGCACGCACAGGATCTTCCCGTTCCATAACCCGGACTGGGTGCGACGGTCGATCCGCGTGATGAGGACGGGCACCGCCTCGGGCTACACGATCGAGGGGCCTGACGCGTACTATCCGAAAGACCCGCTGTACTACCTCGCCGATCCCGACGACAAGTACTGCGACTGGACGCACCAGCGGGACGAGCTCTATTGGATGGAGTGGGGCCGCCTCGGATATGACCCGGAGACTCCGGACTCCGTCTTCGAAGCAAAGCTCAAGGACTGGTTCGGCGACGCGTCCGGAACCGTTTCCAAGGCCTGGACCGCCGCGAGCCTGATCGTCCCCACCGCGTTCCTGTCAGGCGCGTTCGGTTCGGACCACCGTGACCATGCGCCGGAGCTCGAAACAGGGGGGAGCACGTACGACGCCGTCACGTTGCGCCCTCTCGACGAGTCGGCCGTACGGGCTCCTGCTGACGACGCCATGCAGACGGCTCTTGGCCTCAAGGACGGCCGGAGACCCGTCCAAGACTTGGCGGCGCTCTTGGAGCGCTTTGCCCTCGACGCTCGGGCGATCCGGGACGTGACGCCCGACCGGATTCCTGTCAAAGGCAAGGCCCGGTTCAAAGAGATCCAGGCCGCCGTCGAAATGCTCTCTCATCTAGGCTTCTATCACGCCATCAAGGCGGAGACGGCGACCGAGTTGGCCGATTCGATGCGCCAAACCGGGCGACCGGGGCTCAGCCAGAGCTCGGCGTCGGCCCCGGACAGCCTTGTGGACGCATGGAAGCGGCTCTCCGACTCTCCGGAAGCCCGGTTCTACCGGCCCTTCACAGAGCGGTTGCGGATGCACACGAACACCTTCCATTGGGCGTCCTTGCTCAAGTCGGTCCAGGACGATGCCGCATCGTTGAGAGCCTTAGGGACGACGGGCGTCCAGAGGGCCCCGTCTCGGGTGCCGGCGCCCGTTTCGGGACAGCGGCTCAAAGTCGGACTCAGTACGCGTCACGTCATCTGCTCGATCGACGGGCCGTTCCGGCGCGCTTGGCTGCTGCACAAACCTTTGCCCAGTTCGACGTTCTTCCACCGGGTCGCGATGGTCTCCAAAGAGGGACGATGGACGGCGACCATCCGGCGCGAACGCTGGGGGCACTGCCTCGCGGTCGAAACCGAAGACGCGCGCGGTGTGGTCTCGCGCCAGCCCGGTGCTTTCGCCGGGAACGGCGCGCCGTACCAAGTCGTCCCGTCACTGCCTGGCCAGACACCGCAGATCTACAGCAGCGAAGAAGCGCTAGACCACCTCGATCCGAAGGTCTTGGACCCGGACAAGTACGGGCCGCTGCTGCTCGCCCCGCGGGCGTGGCGGTTCTTCAACGGCTTTGACTCGTCTCAGAAGCGCAAACTGCTGGAAGCCGTGTCGCGAGGTTTGGACTTGGTCGTCCTGCAGCAGGACTTCGTGTCCGGACGCTACAAACTCGACTTCCTGCCCCGTCCGCCCCGGTTCGAAAACTGCCCGACTCCGGACGTCTTCGACCCCTCGGGAGCCTTGGGGATGTCGAAAACGGAGGTGCCGGGCGTCTTGTGGCAGCGTATCGCTCCGACCGACGGTTGGACGGTCCATGGAAACGGCGGGGTCGCCGAGACCAAGATCGGACGCGGAAGGGTCGTGGTCGTCATGGCCCGCTTGATGCAGACTTGCGCGTTTACACCCTCGGCCCAAGCCATCAAGGCGCTCTTGAGAACGATCGGCGGTCCCAAGCCGGTCGTGCTCGTCGACGCGGGGACCGAAGGAGCCCCTTTCACAACCTCGTTTTGGCCTGACACGATGAACGTTCTCGACGTCCCGTTCTTGACTTTGGGCGAAGTCGTGGCTCTCGAACAAGGAACCTCTTCGTCCCGGGTCGTCCCCGGCCCCGTCACCGACGGCGACGTCCTCGGCGGAAAAGGCCAGTCGATCGCAAACGCCTATCTCAGAGGGCGCGTCGTCCAGATGGCGAGCCGGCCCGCACCGGCGTCCAGAGAGGAGGCCGACAAGCTCCGCGCGTCCCGAAAGACCGAATTGCTCCGGACCTTGGGCCTCGATCCCATGCCACCGAGGACTCCTCTCAACGCGAGGACGACGGGCGTCGTCCAGAGAGACGGGTACACGGTCGAAAAGGTGGTCTTCGAGAGTAGCCCGCGCTTCTACGTGACCGCCCATGTCTACAAGGCGCAAGGCGACCCGCTCGTACGCCGGCCCGTGATCGTCAACGTGAACGGCCATTGGGCGCACAAGAAGAACGAAGACCGGATCCAACTCCGTTGTGCCTTCCAGGCCCTGAAAGGCTACATCGCCATCGCGATCGACAGCCCTGGGAACAGCTTTGAAGGCGATAGCCTGATCGAACGGCGTGCCGAAGGCAGCCACTTCGAGTTTAAGCTCGTGCAGGGCGGGGCCAACACCACCGGGACCTATGTGTGGGACGCGTTCCGGGCGCTGGACTATATGGCCACCCGATCAGACACGGACGTGTCCAGAGTCGGGATCACCGGTGCGTCAGGCGGGGGTCTCGCCACGCTCTATGCGTTCGCCGCGGACGACCGCTATACGGCGGCCGTACCCGTCGTGTACATGTCGAGCATGGAGACCGCCCCCGAGAACGGGTGCCCGTGCAACCACGTGCCGGGAACCTGCCAGGTGGGCGACCGCTCGGACGTCCTCGCCGTCCAAGCCCCGAAGCCTGTCCTGATCATCGGGGCCGAGAACGACGGTGAGTTCCCGCCGGACGCCATGCGTCGAACGCGGGACAAAGCGGCTCAGACTTGGGCGCTTTATGGCCGGAAGGACGACGTCCAGGTCCGCATCTTCCCCGGCCCCCACGACTATAACCGGCCGATGCGGGAGGCCATGATCGGTTTCTTCGACCGTTACCTCCGCGGAACGGGCGACGGGGGCCCGGTCGAGCAACCCGGACTTTCGGCGATCGACCCGCAAGACCGCTCGCTCTTGGTCCTCGACCCTCCTCCCTCCGACGAACGGACGATGGAGGATCTGGCGAGAGAACGATTGTCGGCATCGACACGTCCGGCTGTGGTCGAGAACCTGATCGCCGTGAACGGTGGCCGACCACAGCCATCGTCGCGTCAGTGGACCGAAAGCGGAACCGGCAACCGCCGGACCGTCGTGTTCGAACCGCTGCCAGGGTTAAGAACGCCGGCTGTGCTTCTCGACCGGTCGCGGTCGAAGTCCGTCCGAATCCTTGTCGACGACCGGGGGAAAGCGGCAGCCCTGGCCTCACGGACGCCCGATGAGGCAGCTTCCGTGCTGGCCCTCGACATCCTCGGGACCGGCGAGCTGTCCGGTGCCGAGATCCGCTACGCCGTATACGCCGGGACGTCCTTGGCTTTCACAGGCGCGTTCCAGATCCTGGCGGCCGCACAGGAAACGAAGCGGTCGGGACAGGCCCTGACGGTGGTCGCGAACGGCCCTCTCAGTTCCTTGGCGGCCCTCTACGCGGCCCTGTTGGAGCCAGGCTTCGCCAGGATCGAGTCCCGAAACGGTCTGCGCGAATGGGCCGACGTGTTCCGGAGCGACGTCCCCGACGCCGCGATCCAGCCCCGGGCGAACCTGTGCGGCAAGCTTAGCGACTACCGAAGAACGGTCAAAGACTCGACGTGGTCGTTTCTGGACGAGTGA
- a CDS encoding type II secretion system F family protein, protein MPVYSYTFKDAAGGLQKGTAEADTEEALRARFGEQGLEIVEIQLIKKGSAQKARRYGKVKLANLAVFCRQFSTMVDAGVSLVRCLDVLSRQTQDPKLKKILMDIGERVEGGESLSRAMQRHPRTFNNLFIGLIRAGEIGGVLEETLQRLSTFLEADVALRRKVKSALTYPVLVMIAAVAIVIFLVSWVVPQFAQLFKDIGLKDQDFPAMTKFLIDLSKNFTQNWLVILIATTVIIVGWKLFVSTRFGRRTADRIKLVIPVFGKLHHKVCMARFSRTMGTLLTSGVPILQAMETVAGTVGNTIMADAVLDARARIREGDRIGDPLEASKMFPPMVVHMIGVGEESGSLDFMLQKIADFYEAEVEATLASLTAALEPVLIVFLGFIVGFIVIAMFMPLIKVIEQLSNGSDEGP, encoded by the coding sequence ATGCCCGTCTACAGCTACACGTTCAAAGACGCCGCCGGCGGCCTTCAAAAGGGCACGGCCGAGGCCGATACGGAAGAGGCCCTTCGCGCCAGGTTCGGTGAGCAAGGTCTCGAGATCGTCGAGATCCAGCTCATCAAAAAGGGCAGCGCTCAGAAGGCGCGACGGTACGGCAAGGTCAAACTCGCCAACCTCGCCGTGTTCTGCAGGCAGTTCTCCACGATGGTCGACGCGGGCGTCTCCCTCGTGCGCTGTCTCGACGTTCTGAGCCGCCAGACTCAAGACCCTAAGCTGAAGAAGATCTTGATGGACATCGGCGAACGGGTCGAAGGCGGCGAATCGCTCAGCCGGGCGATGCAACGCCACCCCAGGACGTTCAACAACCTGTTCATCGGTCTGATCCGCGCCGGTGAGATCGGCGGTGTCCTGGAAGAGACCCTGCAACGCCTTTCGACCTTCTTGGAAGCCGACGTCGCCTTGCGGCGCAAAGTCAAGTCGGCGTTGACCTATCCGGTCCTCGTCATGATCGCCGCCGTCGCGATCGTCATCTTCCTCGTGTCGTGGGTCGTCCCCCAGTTCGCCCAGCTCTTTAAGGACATCGGACTGAAGGACCAGGACTTCCCGGCGATGACGAAGTTCCTGATCGACCTCAGCAAGAACTTCACGCAGAACTGGCTGGTCATCTTGATCGCAACGACGGTGATCATCGTCGGTTGGAAACTGTTCGTCTCGACACGGTTCGGGCGACGGACCGCCGACCGGATCAAACTCGTCATCCCCGTCTTTGGCAAGCTCCACCACAAGGTCTGTATGGCCCGGTTCAGTAGGACCATGGGCACCCTCCTGACCTCAGGCGTCCCGATCCTTCAGGCGATGGAGACCGTCGCCGGCACGGTCGGGAACACGATCATGGCCGATGCCGTGCTCGACGCCCGCGCCAGGATCCGGGAAGGCGACCGGATCGGTGACCCCTTGGAAGCCTCCAAGATGTTCCCGCCCATGGTCGTCCACATGATCGGCGTCGGAGAAGAGTCCGGCTCCCTGGACTTCATGCTCCAGAAGATCGCCGACTTTTACGAGGCCGAGGTCGAGGCGACCCTGGCATCGTTGACCGCCGCATTGGAACCTGTCCTGATCGTGTTCCTCGGCTTCATCGTCGGCTTCATCGTCATCGCGATGTTCATGCCACTGATCAAAGTCATCGAACAGCTCTCGAACGGAAGCGACGAAGGGCCGTAA
- a CDS encoding type IV pilus twitching motility protein PilT, which produces MDNSSPYSPSPLPQDLVTPTGEPPKPEGEAPLPPVGGPPGANGAQQPTVEAGGMAKVGSGQPKTLEDLHIDELLHVVVDRNCSDLHISANSEPVIREDGQLKRLNYEKFTPQQCQRMLYEIVSDDQITRFETTLELDFSYQLPRRARFRVNLYRDRGAVAAAFRLISNRIPTCRELNLPPLLEQLTEKPRGLILVTGPTGSGKSTSLAAMINYININKSHHIITIEDPIEYLHTHKLSVINQRELGSDTKSFANALRACLREDPDVLLVGEMRDTETIALAITAAETGHLVFATLHTNNAAESIDRIIDVFPPGQQEQIRVQLSNNIVAIVAQQLLPRASGPGRVPVNEIMIASPAIRNLIREGKTHQIPSMIQTSAAMGMLSMDQCLRDMYMKGVITMEEALTRCQNVEELKKMINLGGAQGGPPSSVRK; this is translated from the coding sequence ATGGACAACTCATCGCCGTACTCGCCGTCGCCTTTGCCGCAAGACCTCGTCACGCCGACGGGCGAACCGCCCAAGCCGGAAGGCGAAGCTCCGTTGCCGCCGGTCGGCGGGCCTCCCGGCGCGAACGGGGCGCAACAGCCGACGGTCGAAGCAGGCGGGATGGCGAAGGTCGGTTCGGGTCAACCGAAGACCCTGGAAGACCTCCACATCGACGAACTCCTGCACGTGGTCGTCGACCGGAACTGCTCGGACCTCCACATTTCGGCGAACAGCGAACCCGTCATCCGGGAGGACGGTCAGCTCAAAAGGCTGAACTATGAAAAGTTCACGCCTCAGCAGTGTCAGCGCATGCTGTACGAGATCGTCAGCGACGATCAGATCACGCGCTTCGAGACGACCCTCGAGCTCGACTTTTCGTACCAGCTCCCCAGGCGCGCCCGCTTCCGTGTCAACCTGTACCGCGACCGTGGCGCCGTCGCCGCCGCCTTCCGTCTCATTTCGAACCGCATTCCGACCTGCCGCGAGTTGAACTTGCCGCCGTTGCTCGAGCAACTGACGGAGAAGCCCCGCGGTCTGATCTTGGTGACCGGGCCGACAGGTTCCGGTAAGTCGACGTCGCTCGCGGCGATGATCAACTACATCAACATCAACAAGTCGCACCACATCATCACGATCGAGGACCCGATCGAGTACCTGCACACCCACAAGCTGTCGGTCATCAACCAGCGCGAACTGGGTAGCGACACGAAGAGCTTCGCGAACGCGCTCCGCGCCTGTCTCCGTGAAGACCCGGACGTCCTGCTCGTCGGTGAAATGCGCGACACGGAGACGATCGCGTTGGCGATCACCGCCGCTGAAACGGGCCACTTGGTCTTCGCCACGCTCCACACGAACAACGCGGCCGAGTCCATCGACCGTATCATCGACGTCTTCCCCCCAGGGCAGCAGGAACAGATCCGCGTCCAGCTATCGAACAACATCGTGGCGATCGTGGCTCAGCAACTGCTCCCGAGGGCGAGCGGCCCTGGGCGCGTCCCGGTCAACGAGATCATGATCGCGAGCCCCGCCATCAGGAACCTGATCCGCGAGGGCAAGACGCACCAGATCCCGTCGATGATCCAGACCAGCGCCGCGATGGGCATGTTGAGCATGGACCAGTGCCTGCGCGACATGTACATGAAGGGCGTGATCACGATGGAAGAGGCTTTGACCCGCTGTCAGAACGTCGAAGAACTCAAGAAGATGATCAATTTGGGCGGCGCACAAGGTGGACCGCCCTCGAGCGTCCGAAAATAG
- the tadA gene encoding Flp pilus assembly complex ATPase component TadA has protein sequence MAVPRLPMGDFLLQRGFVTPEQMDEAKKVSQQTNTELGRTIINLGFAGEREVLHAQAQEAGHPFVDLDRVAIEPSAVNVVPERIAKMHSVIPVKKEGSVLWVAMGNPNNLEALDQLRLASGLLVKPAVAVPGAIEDAIRKHYSGAATNGEAAPEKPASGAPGGDKMTSDVRALMAQAQVGRDVADKGFKEDTASDEEMAEQAPIIRLANAVIQQAINDRASDIHVEPQERAVRVRYRIDGVLMEAMTVPKNLQAPLISRLKIMSEMNIAERRVPQDGRIEVRTGGKEFDLRVSSIPTPFGEKVVMRILDKGNAMVGLNKLGMLPELQARIEEMVSQPNGMFLCTGPTGSGKTTTQYSVLHKLNTMEVNIITVEDPIEYQLGGIAQVQVNRKAGLTFATALRAFLRQDPDIILVGEMRDLETAEIAIEASLTGHLVLSTLHTNDAPSATIRMVDMGVEPYLISATVIGVLAQRLGRKVDSDNKEPYEVPAMDLRRFGFPVADPEERVTLYRGIPADQNRMTGYRGRMGIHELMTMNEEIAELVVRRSPLGDIKAAAKANGMKELREDGLAKVLSGLTTPEEVMRVVFTAGY, from the coding sequence ATGGCAGTTCCGCGTTTACCCATGGGCGATTTCTTGCTTCAGCGAGGGTTCGTCACACCCGAGCAGATGGACGAGGCCAAAAAGGTCTCGCAGCAAACGAACACGGAACTAGGACGCACCATCATCAATTTGGGTTTCGCGGGCGAGCGGGAGGTCCTGCACGCCCAAGCCCAGGAGGCGGGCCACCCCTTCGTGGACTTGGACCGCGTCGCGATCGAGCCGAGCGCGGTCAACGTGGTCCCCGAGCGCATCGCGAAGATGCACAGCGTCATCCCGGTGAAGAAAGAAGGCAGCGTGCTGTGGGTCGCGATGGGCAACCCCAACAATCTGGAAGCGCTCGACCAGTTGCGGCTTGCCAGCGGGTTGCTCGTCAAGCCGGCCGTGGCCGTCCCTGGAGCGATCGAGGACGCGATCCGGAAGCACTACTCCGGCGCGGCGACGAACGGGGAGGCGGCACCCGAGAAGCCGGCGAGCGGAGCTCCCGGCGGGGACAAGATGACCTCGGACGTCCGCGCCCTGATGGCGCAGGCGCAGGTCGGCCGCGACGTCGCGGACAAAGGTTTCAAAGAGGACACGGCGTCCGACGAGGAGATGGCGGAGCAGGCGCCGATCATCCGGCTCGCCAACGCCGTCATCCAGCAGGCCATCAACGACCGGGCCAGTGACATCCACGTCGAGCCGCAGGAACGCGCGGTCCGGGTCAGGTACCGCATCGACGGCGTCCTCATGGAGGCCATGACGGTCCCCAAGAACCTTCAGGCCCCGCTCATCTCGCGTTTGAAGATCATGTCCGAGATGAACATCGCCGAGCGGCGCGTCCCTCAAGACGGCCGTATCGAGGTCCGGACCGGCGGAAAGGAGTTCGACCTCCGCGTCAGTTCGATCCCGACCCCGTTCGGTGAAAAGGTCGTCATGAGAATCCTCGACAAGGGGAACGCCATGGTCGGCCTCAACAAGCTGGGCATGTTGCCGGAACTGCAGGCGCGCATCGAGGAGATGGTCAGCCAGCCGAACGGCATGTTCCTTTGTACGGGCCCGACGGGTTCCGGCAAGACGACCACGCAGTATTCGGTCCTCCACAAGCTGAACACGATGGAGGTGAACATCATCACCGTCGAGGACCCGATCGAGTACCAGCTCGGCGGCATCGCGCAGGTCCAGGTCAACAGGAAGGCCGGTCTGACGTTCGCCACCGCGCTCCGCGCCTTCCTCCGCCAAGACCCCGACATCATCCTCGTCGGCGAAATGCGCGACCTGGAAACGGCGGAAATCGCCATCGAGGCGTCGCTGACGGGCCACTTGGTCTTGTCCACCCTTCACACGAACGACGCGCCTTCGGCCACGATCCGTATGGTCGACATGGGCGTCGAGCCGTATCTGATCTCTGCCACGGTCATCGGCGTCCTGGCCCAGAGGCTCGGACGTAAGGTCGACTCCGACAACAAGGAGCCGTACGAAGTGCCCGCAATGGACCTTCGGCGCTTCGGGTTCCCGGTGGCCGATCCCGAGGAGAGGGTCACGCTGTACCGCGGCATCCCGGCCGATCAGAACCGCATGACCGGCTATCGGGGCCGCATGGGCATCCACGAACTCATGACGATGAACGAGGAGATCGCCGAACTGGTCGTACGACGTTCACCGCTCGGCGACATCAAGGCCGCGGCCAAGGCGAACGGCATGAAAGAGTTGCGCGAAGACGGTCTCGCCAAGGTGCTTTCCGGCCTGACGACTCCGGAAGAAGTCATGCGCGTCGTCTTCACGGCGGGATACTAA
- a CDS encoding MFS transporter — protein sequence MTGVLRIREFRDLWIGQTVSQFGDAVYGMLFIYMADKTTRDPAVVGLVAALAALPFLIVGPFAGVVADRVDRRKVMLAADLCSAAVLAGFMAVLATWPVPPVAAILVTPFLLSVVNAFFMPARGAALPRLVPEGRLLEANSLSSSTMHLMNNAGLILAGIVLAPLEAADPDRFFLLAVSVNLLTFLVSAAFIGRLPALEPRRGDDEGKWTEDLRAGARAVWSRAALRAMMGANLVVSLAIAGFMVVYTSTNRAWFGGDFRSLTVIELTFTVPLVIASLLVGKFRVQRVGIAFAVCLGAVGLCVAGMGFARDLWVYCTLNAVCGIVLPFASIPAMTYMSLAVPDALRGRVQSVATMVTAGVQPLGAGLTGLGLKNLGLTGMYLVMGIGTTLPGLTALAASPAFRQARVPSGSGGVEGQVPTDPGEG from the coding sequence ATGACCGGCGTCCTTCGCATCCGCGAGTTCCGAGACCTTTGGATCGGGCAGACCGTGTCGCAGTTCGGCGATGCGGTCTATGGGATGTTGTTCATCTACATGGCGGACAAGACGACCCGCGATCCGGCGGTCGTCGGCCTTGTCGCGGCGTTGGCCGCGTTGCCGTTCCTGATCGTCGGTCCGTTCGCGGGCGTCGTCGCGGACCGTGTCGACCGCCGAAAGGTCATGTTGGCGGCGGACCTTTGCAGTGCGGCGGTGCTGGCCGGATTTATGGCCGTCCTCGCGACCTGGCCCGTGCCCCCGGTCGCCGCGATCTTGGTGACCCCGTTCCTTCTCTCGGTGGTCAACGCGTTCTTCATGCCTGCCCGGGGAGCGGCGCTGCCCCGGCTGGTCCCGGAGGGACGGCTCCTTGAGGCGAATTCGTTGTCGTCGTCGACGATGCACCTCATGAACAACGCGGGCCTGATCCTCGCCGGAATCGTGCTCGCTCCGCTCGAAGCCGCTGATCCGGACCGCTTCTTCCTCTTGGCCGTGTCCGTCAACCTGCTCACGTTCCTCGTGTCAGCGGCCTTCATCGGCCGCCTACCCGCGCTCGAGCCCAGGCGGGGCGACGACGAAGGGAAGTGGACGGAAGACCTTCGTGCGGGCGCAAGGGCCGTTTGGAGCCGCGCCGCGTTGCGTGCGATGATGGGTGCGAACCTGGTCGTCAGTTTGGCTATCGCCGGGTTCATGGTCGTCTACACGTCGACGAACCGGGCTTGGTTCGGCGGCGACTTCCGGTCGTTGACGGTCATCGAGCTGACGTTCACGGTGCCGCTCGTCATCGCCAGCCTTCTGGTCGGCAAGTTCCGCGTCCAAAGGGTCGGGATCGCTTTCGCGGTCTGTCTCGGCGCGGTCGGGCTGTGCGTCGCGGGGATGGGGTTCGCGAGAGACCTGTGGGTCTACTGCACCTTGAACGCGGTCTGCGGCATCGTTCTTCCGTTCGCCTCCATCCCGGCGATGACCTATATGAGCCTGGCCGTGCCGGACGCTCTGCGAGGGCGCGTCCAGTCGGTGGCGACGATGGTGACGGCCGGTGTCCAGCCCCTTGGCGCCGGACTGACGGGACTAGGGTTGAAGAACCTGGGGCTGACCGGGATGTACCTGGTCATGGGGATCGGGACGACGTTGCCCGGTCTGACGGCCTTGGCCGCGAGTCCGGCCTTCCGCCAAGCGAGGGTCCCGTCCGGTTCAGGCGGCGTGGAAGGGCAGGTCCCGACCGACCCGGGCGAGGGCTAG